A single region of the Amphiura filiformis chromosome 7, Afil_fr2py, whole genome shotgun sequence genome encodes:
- the LOC140156704 gene encoding cationic amino acid transporter 4-like, which produces MKASFAFLRNLSRRKPIESGGKSELERCLTTTNLTVLGVGGMVGAGLYVLTGVVAKTTTGPSIIISFLIAGFVSLLSAICYAEFGCRIPKTGSAYIYTYVSVGEVWAFLIGWNLVLEYVVSAASVARAWSGYFDHLIDDKIRNFTIEYVLRGEVWDKPFIADYPDIFGAVVLYIVVLVVACGASVSATATAVMLVVNCLVVAFVFVVGMMYADIDNWKVDSFAPYGFSGVIAGAATLFYAYVGFDIIAIAGEEALDQSKSIPRATYLTVVIATVMYLAVSVALTLMVPYTDISENSAFASAFAGHGIKWAQYVVGIGALCAMFTTLLGSLFCLPRSVYAMASDGILFASFARVNERTKVPVLACIVFGTVSAVLTIVFDIEALVEFLSIGVLMAYAIVSAAVIKVRYSPIGLALYALDTDSKDEQGSEFLGSKPKLEENGNSGEIKEPVPGSLKERHYHRFWFLARYPPGQVVCIGLMISVASQFVTILVASAAWEQLLEGTWWTVIIVIIGGCLAVVTFLPIPMHHQIDIKTGFKVPLCPWIPALSVLLNIILMLQLSFVTWIRFAIWVAIGLLIYGVYGYHHSVQGQLNQAEVGVTYRVLQPDESSEAFTGGLYGTIERQQPDRGESYEDIDDELNNVDDRHYAVGDTSKED; this is translated from the exons ATGAAGGCTAGCTTTGCGTTTTTGAGGAACTTAAGCCGTCGAAAACCGATCGAAAGCGGAGGGAAGTCAGAGCTTGAAAGATGTCTCACCACAACGAATCTCACTGTTCTCGGAGTCGGAGGAATGGTTGGTGCTGGTTTGTATGTACTAACAGGAGTAGTTGCAAAAACAACCACAGGTCCTTCGATCATCATCTCCTTCCTGATCGCTGGGTTTGTGTCCTTATTATCAGCAATATGCTATGCTGAATTTGGATGTCGGATACCAAAGACTGGATCTGCTTATATTTACACGTACGTTTCAGTTGGAGAAGTCTGGGCATTTTTGATAGGATGGAATCTAGTATTAGAATACGTTGTTTCCGCGGCTTCTGTCGCACGAGCTTGGAGTGGATACTTCGATCATCTAATAGATGATAAAATACGAAATTTTACAATAGAATATGTGCTAAGAGGTGAAGTATGGGACAAGCCATTCATAGCAGATTATCCAGATATATTTGGCGCAGTTGTGCTCTATATTGTTGTATTAGTTGTAGCTTGTGGTGCTTCAGTGTCTGCTACCGCTACTGCCGTTATGTTAGTCGTCAATTGTCTTGTTGTTGCCTTTGTTTTCGTAGTTGGAATGATGTACGCTGATATTGACAATTGGAAAGTAGATAGTTTCGCGCCGTACGGTTTTAGCGGGGTAATAGCAGGTGCTGCAACTTTATTTTATGCGTATGTAGGCTTTGACATCATAGCTATCGCTGGTGAAGAAGCTTTAGACCAGTCCAAAAGTATTCCACGTGCTACGTACCTGACTGTGGTTATTGCAACAGTAATGTATTTGGCAGTCTCAGTAGCGTTGACATTAATGGTTCCTTACACTGATATCTCAGAGAATTCGGCATTCGCGTCTGCTTTTGCTGGTCATGGTATCAAATGGGCACAGTACGTTGTAGGCATTGGAGCACTCTGTGCAATGTTCACCACTCTTCTAGGATCGCTTTTCTGCCTGCCAAGATCGGTATATGCAATGGCAAGTGATGGCATTCTCTTTGCCTCATTTGCGAGGGTAAATGAACGCACCAAAGTACCTGTTCTTGCTTGTATTGTCTTCGGAACTGTATCAGCAGTGTTGACTATCGTATTTGACATTGAAGCACTAGTTGAATTCCTGTCAATTGGGGTGCTTATGGCCTATGCCATAGTATCTGCTGCAGTCATTAAAGTACGCTATAGTCCAATCGGCTTGGCCCTGTATGCACTGGATACAGATAGTAAAGACGAACAAGGAAGTGAATTTCTTGGCAGTAAACCAAAGTTGGAAGAAAACGGAAACTCTGGAGAGATTAAAGAACCAGTACCAGGATCATTAAAAGAACGGCATTACCACCGTTTTTGGTTTCTAGCACGATACCCACCAGGTCAAGTTGTGTGCATAGGTCTCATGATAAGTGTGGCATCTCAGTTTGTTACCATCTTGGTTGCTAGTGCAGCCTGGGAGCAGTTGCTGGAAGGGACATGGTGGACGGTAATTATTGTCATCATCGGGGGTTGTTTGGCCGTAGTCACATTTCTACCGATACCAATGCACCATCAGATTGACATCAAGACAGGGTTTAAg GTGCCACTGTGTCCCTGGATACCAGCCTTGAGTGTTCTGTTGAATATCATTCTAATGCTTCAACTAAGCTTTGTCACGTGGATACGATTCGCAATATGGGTAGCTATAG GTTTACTTATATACGGGGTATACGGATATCATCATAGCGTACAAGGACAACTAAACCAGGCTGAAGTCGGAGTCACATATAGAGTCTTGCAACCCGACGAATCTTCGGAAGCTTTCACTGGAGGTCTTTATGGCACCATCGAAAGACAACAACCTGACAGGGGTGAAAGCTATGAGGACATTGATGATGAACTAAATAATGTTGATGATCGGCATTATGCTGTAGGAGACACATCTAAGGAAGATTAA